Proteins from one Argopecten irradians isolate NY chromosome 15, Ai_NY, whole genome shotgun sequence genomic window:
- the LOC138308558 gene encoding mediator of RNA polymerase II transcription subunit 30-like, which produces MAAPGHQYPQMMPGSQGQPGQQPAPFPGAQPGPGPGPAGPGPGQGGQPPMMGQHPQAPQMMSPGATPKELNAITLCKKGQEFVQDIVAKVTEIFKQLQTKQMPLPNGVNATSASYMEKRAKLEENLQTLSTGFKKLHLFYSKVNEMSKDCDNLSEEALIPIEGQPFEDRMSTNSSEVYYRFVVDENREVIDQLQAKNRELKDIIDQMRMIIWEINTMLVMRKT; this is translated from the exons ATGGCAGCACCTGGGCATCAATACCCACAAATGATGCCTGGTTCGCAGGGACAACCGGGCCAACAGCCTGCGCCCTTCCCAGGTGCTCAACCAGGTCCTGGCCCTGGCCCTGCGGGGCCTGGTCCCGGTCAGGGAGGACAGCCGCCGATGATGGGCCAGCACCCCCAGGCCCCTCAGATGATGTCCCCTGGGGCCACGCCAAAGGAGCTAAATGCCATCACTCTGTGTAAAAAGGGACAAGAGTTTGTGCAGGACATTGTCGCCAAAGttacagaaatatttaaacaGCTACAGACTAAACAGAtgcct TTACCCAATGGTGTAAATGCAACCTCTGCCTCCTACATGGAAAAGCGAGCCAAGCTGGAGGAGAACTTACAAACATTGTCCACAGGATTTAAAAAACTTCACCTTTTCTACAGCAAGGTCAATGAAATGAGTAAAGATTGTGATAATCTGTCTGAAGag GCACTAATACCGATAGAAGGACAGCCGTTTGAGGACCGAATGTCGACCAATAGTTCAGAAGTTTACTACCGATTTGTCGTGGATGAGAACAGAGAGGTTATCGAC cagttacAAGCCAAGAATCGGGAGCTGAAGGACATTATAGATCAGATGAGGATGATTATCTGGGAAATCAATACAATGTTAGTGATGAGGAAGACATGA